A genomic region of Pseudopipra pipra isolate bDixPip1 chromosome W, bDixPip1.hap1, whole genome shotgun sequence contains the following coding sequences:
- the LOC135406413 gene encoding zinc finger protein 239-like: protein MDTGCPVSSRDGLGQEEPPSQHAQPLFSPHQDLSFPKLGRMEEEAARKRKMPWAPQAGPELRTESPEDKSPRETLVGEAVLKGSTAQEGSGEEKGQRSPRRRGSKAIPGCCEEERASLCREGGRSLSQSSELVFPEQPPSNEKPFRCLECGKSFRQSSHLLTHQHIHTGERPYICGECGKSFNCSSSLHKHQRFHTGERPYTCQECGKSFRQSSDLLKHQHIHTGERPYTCGECGKSFRQSSTLRTHQRIHTGERPYKCLECGKRFHTSSDLLRHQRTHTDERPFRCTDCGKGFKQNSHLIAHRRIHTGERPYKCGECGKSFTQSSNVTQHQWTHQ, encoded by the exons atggacacaggatgcccagtgagttctagagatggacttgggcaggaggaacccccaagccaacacgctcagcccttgttttccccccatcaggatttgtccttcccaaagcttgggcggatggaggaggaggctgcgaggaagaggaagatgccttgggccccccaggcag gccccgagctgaggacggagagcccggaggacaaatccccccgtgagaccctggtgggagaggccgttttgaagggctccacggcacaggaaggcagcggggaggaaaagggccagagatccccccgcaggaggggctccaaagccatcccagggtgctgtgaggaggaaagagccagcctgtgccgggaaggcggccggagcttgagccagagctctgagctggtgttccctgagcagcctcccagcaatgagaagcccttcaggtgcttggaatgtgggaagagcttcaggcagagctcccacctcctcacccaccagcacatccacactggggaacggccctacatatgtggggaatgtgggaagagcttcaactgcaGCTCCAGTCTCCACAAACACCAGCGtttccacactggggaacggccctacacatgtcaggagtgtgggaagagctttaggcaGAGCTCCGACCTCCTcaagcaccagcacatccacactggggaacggccctacacgtgtggggaatgtgggaagagcttcaggcagagctccaccctccgcacccaccagcgcatccacactggggaacgaccctacaagtgcttggaatgtgggaagaggtttcacaccagctcagatctcctaaggcaccagcggacgcacacggatgagaggcccttccgctgcactgactgtgggaagggcttcaagcagaactcccacctcattgcccaccggcgcatccacaccggcgagaggccctacaagtgtggggagtgtgggaagagcttcactcagaGCTCTAATGTGACCCAACACCAATGGACCCACCAGTAA
- the LOC135406412 gene encoding zinc finger protein 239-like, whose amino-acid sequence MAPAAGQPRWRRRPAGAGVGGMSLAFPVGRRQIPCLSFLLPAPGPELRTESPEDKSPRETLVGEAVLKGSPAQEGSGEEKGRRSPHRRGSKAIPGCSEEERASLCQEGGRSLRRSSDLVVPEQPPSREKPFRCLECGKSFRKSSDLLTHQHIHTGERPYMCGECGKSFRSNSNLIQHQHIHSGEQPYTCGECGKSFNQSSNLIRHQAIHTGEWPYTCGECGKSFSDSSSLRIHQRIHTGERPYKCLECGKRFQTSSVLLRHERTHTDERPFHCTDCGKGFNRNSNLVRHRRIHTRERPYKCLECGKRFQTSSHLLLHERTHTDERPFRCTDCGKGFKQNSHLITHQRIHTGERPYKCRECGKSFTQRCHLTSHQRTHQ is encoded by the coding sequence atggccccggctgcaggacaaccccgctggcgccgccgtcctgccggggccggagttggggggatgtccttggccttccctgtgggccggaggcaaatcccctgcctgtccttcttgcttcctgccccaggccccgagctgaggacggagagcccggaggacaaatccccccgtgagaccctggtgggagaggccgttttgaagggctccccggcgcaggaaggcagcggggaggaaaagggccggagatccccccacaggaggggctccaaagccatcccagggtgctctgaggaggaaagagccagcctgtgccaggaaggtggccggagcttgaggcggagctctgacctggtggtccctgagcagcctcccagcagggagaagcccttcaggtgtttggaatgtgggaagagcttcaggaagagctccgacctcctcacccaccagcacatccacactggggaacgtccctacatgtgtggggaatgtgggaagagcttccgGAGCAACTCcaacctgatccaacaccagcatatccacagtggggaacagccctacacgtgtggggaatgcgggaagagcttcaaccaaAGCTCCAACCTGATTCGACACCAGgccatccacactggggaatggccctacacgtgtggggaatgtgggaagagcttcagtgacagctccagcctccgcatccaccagcgcatccacaccggggaacggccctacaagtgcttggaatgtgggaagaggtttcagaccagctcagttctcctcaggcatgagcggacacacacggatgagaggcccttccactgcaccgactgcgggaagggcttcaaccggaactccaaCCTCGTCAGGCACCGacgcatccacaccagggaaaggccctacaagtgcttggaatgtgggaagaggtttcagaccagctcacatctcctcctgcatgagcggacacacacggatgagaggcccttccgctgcaccgactgtgggaagggcttcaagcagaactcccacctcatcacccaccagcgcatccacaccggggagaggccctacaagtgtagggagtgtgggaagagcttcacccagaggtGTCacttgacctcacaccaacggacccaccagtaa